One Arthrobacter sp. StoSoilB19 DNA window includes the following coding sequences:
- a CDS encoding MFS transporter, translated as MAPPPPSSASVSQPVIDAAGTPPPDNQTQPLAVVAEKLPWKHTFISLKVPNFRIFAVGHFIAVIAIWMQRIAQDWLVLQLSGSVTAVGFTVALQFMPSLLLGPWGGMIADRFAKRKILILCQAVAAILAASLALLALTGVIMVWHVYVIACVLGLVTVLDQPARQVFVNELVGPKYLRNAISVNSTTFQLGGLIGPAIAGLLLTAVGAGWAFAANALACCSTVTMLLLLRKDQLYVSAPTPKSKGMLREGLRYALSKPTIYWPWLMAGFISVFAMSLPVLLAAYADHIFQVGAGGYGLLNALVALGALSGAVASTRRRQLRLRSVVFCAGMYGLMLCLATLAPSMVWFGAVMVLSGFWCLMFLTGSNQLVQVSSNMAIRGRVMSLYIMVLIGGQALGGPMLGWIAEHADPHVALLVSGGVPALAAMTVAVVLARKGGLKLRMDLKGGHPVRIVSRHAGA; from the coding sequence GTGGCACCCCCACCGCCTTCGTCGGCCTCCGTCTCCCAACCAGTCATCGACGCCGCGGGCACACCGCCGCCGGACAACCAGACCCAGCCGCTCGCCGTCGTCGCCGAAAAGCTCCCCTGGAAGCACACCTTCATCTCGTTGAAAGTGCCCAACTTCCGGATCTTCGCCGTGGGCCACTTCATCGCCGTCATTGCCATCTGGATGCAGCGCATCGCCCAGGACTGGCTGGTGCTGCAGCTCTCGGGATCGGTGACGGCCGTCGGATTCACGGTGGCCCTGCAGTTCATGCCCTCCCTGCTGCTTGGCCCGTGGGGCGGCATGATCGCCGACCGGTTCGCCAAGCGGAAAATCCTCATCCTGTGCCAGGCTGTGGCCGCCATCCTGGCTGCATCACTGGCCCTGCTGGCCCTCACCGGCGTCATCATGGTCTGGCATGTCTATGTCATCGCCTGCGTCCTGGGCCTGGTGACCGTCCTTGACCAGCCCGCACGGCAGGTGTTCGTCAATGAACTCGTCGGCCCCAAGTATCTGCGGAACGCCATCAGCGTCAACTCCACCACCTTCCAGCTGGGCGGGCTGATCGGCCCTGCGATCGCGGGCCTGCTCCTGACGGCAGTAGGGGCGGGCTGGGCGTTCGCGGCGAACGCCCTGGCCTGCTGCTCAACGGTGACCATGCTCCTGCTCCTGCGCAAGGACCAGCTGTACGTCAGCGCCCCGACGCCCAAGAGCAAGGGCATGCTCCGGGAAGGGCTGCGCTACGCCCTGAGCAAGCCCACCATCTACTGGCCATGGCTCATGGCAGGGTTCATCTCGGTCTTCGCTATGAGCCTGCCGGTGCTGCTTGCCGCCTACGCGGACCACATCTTCCAGGTGGGCGCCGGCGGGTACGGACTCCTCAACGCCCTGGTGGCACTGGGTGCCCTGTCCGGCGCCGTGGCGTCCACCCGCCGTCGGCAGCTCCGCCTGCGGTCCGTGGTGTTCTGCGCGGGGATGTATGGCCTGATGCTCTGCCTCGCAACCCTCGCCCCGTCCATGGTGTGGTTCGGGGCCGTGATGGTCCTGTCCGGGTTCTGGTGCCTGATGTTCCTTACCGGCTCAAACCAGCTGGTGCAGGTCAGTTCCAACATGGCCATCCGCGGCCGCGTGATGAGCCTGTACATCATGGTGCTGATCGGGGGCCAGGCGCTGGGCGGCCCCATGCTGGGCTGGATCGCCGAACATGCCGATCCCCACGTTGCCCTGCTGGTATCCGGCGGTGTTCCCGCGCTGGCGGCCATGACGGTGGCGGTGGTCCTGGCGCGCAAGGGTGGATTGAAGCTCCGGATGGACCTGAAAGGCGGCCACCCGGTGAGGATCGTCAGCCGCCACGCAGGTGCCTAG
- a CDS encoding LysR substrate-binding domain-containing protein, with product MFEPAQLRSFLAVADTLSFTKAAERLGLAQPTISQHIRKLEAAAKRSLIARDTRDVRLTDNGDAMAGFARNILSAHDAAARYFSGSAMRGRLRFGTADDLAITGLPRILREFRQIYPQINLELTVGQSDQLYRKLNAGQLDLVFVKWVAGAKDGTVVQHDSFSWVGLEQTVLEPGTPVPLIAYPSPSLSRKLAIDALEAHGRTWRITCTTRQISGVLAAVRAGIGVAVMPTSLVPEDLKIITRRFDLPAVGDVDFTLIRNPLANAEVIDALTQSIVGRTINRQT from the coding sequence ATGTTTGAACCAGCCCAGCTGCGTTCCTTCCTCGCGGTGGCGGACACCCTGAGTTTCACCAAGGCCGCCGAGCGCCTGGGCCTGGCCCAGCCCACCATCAGCCAGCACATCCGAAAACTTGAAGCGGCCGCCAAACGCAGCCTGATTGCCCGGGATACCCGGGACGTCAGGCTCACGGACAACGGCGACGCCATGGCGGGTTTTGCCCGCAACATCCTGTCCGCGCACGACGCCGCCGCGCGCTACTTCTCCGGCTCGGCAATGCGCGGCCGCCTGAGGTTCGGCACCGCGGACGACCTCGCCATCACCGGGCTGCCCCGGATCCTGCGTGAATTCCGGCAGATCTACCCGCAGATCAACCTGGAACTGACCGTTGGGCAAAGCGACCAGCTGTACCGGAAGCTCAACGCCGGACAGCTGGACCTGGTGTTCGTGAAATGGGTTGCCGGCGCAAAGGACGGCACCGTGGTCCAGCACGATTCCTTCTCCTGGGTGGGGCTGGAGCAGACGGTGCTGGAGCCTGGGACGCCCGTGCCCTTGATCGCCTACCCTTCCCCGAGCCTCAGCCGAAAGCTGGCCATCGATGCGCTGGAAGCCCATGGCAGGACCTGGCGGATTACCTGCACCACCCGCCAGATCAGCGGCGTGCTTGCGGCAGTCCGGGCCGGCATCGGCGTGGCCGTGATGCCGACGTCGCTGGTGCCTGAGGACCTGAAAATCATCACGCGCCGGTTCGATCTTCCCGCCGTGGGGGATGTGGATTTCACGCTGATCCGCAACCCGTTGGCCAACGCCGAGGTGATCGACGCCCTCACCCAATCGATCGTCGGAAGGACCATTAACCGCCAAACTTAA
- a CDS encoding bifunctional proline dehydrogenase/L-glutamate gamma-semialdehyde dehydrogenase produces the protein MTHVAMEPATSAGTAPQTVDVDVPQAKALANESVALVRRWLTEASKVPVDASAEQLAGVLKDPNGLDFTVGFVDGVVRPEDLNVAARNLAKLAPKVPAFLPWYMRSAVAIGGTMAPVMPQVVIPIARRVLREMVGHLIVDATDAKLGPAIAKIRKDGIKLNVNLLGEAVLGEHEASRRLEGTHTLLARPDVDYVSIKVSSTVAPHSAWAFDEAVEHVVEKLTPLFQRANSFAGPGKKAKFINLDMEEYKDLDMTIAVFTRILDKPEFKDLEAGIVLQAYLPDALSAMIRLQDWAAERRAKGGAGIKVRVVKGANLPMEQVEASLHDWPLATWGTKQDSDTSYKRVINYALHPDRIQNIRIGVAGHNLFDIAFAWLLAKQRGVESGIEFEMLLGMAQGQAEAVKKDVGSLLLYTPVVHPSEFDVAIAYLIRRLEEGASQENFMSAVFELSENEGLFEREKQRFLSSLDALDNSVPLPNRRQDRNLPPEPMPHAGFRNTPDTDPALPANRTWGRAILERVPASTLGNASVKAAFINDEATLNTAIANAVEKGKDWGALSGNERADILHRAGEILEARRADLLEVMASETGKTIDQGDPEVSEAVDFAHYYAESARKLDTVDGATFVPAKLTVVTPPWNFPVAIPAGSTLAALAAGSAVVIKPAKQAARSGAVMIEALWEAGVPKGVLTMVQLGERELGRQLISHPSVDRVILTGGYETAELFRSFRKDLPLLAETSGKNAIIVTPSADLDLAAKDVAYSAFGHAGQKCSAASLVILVGSVAKSKRFHNQLIDAVTSLKVGYPQDPTSQMGPIIEPANGKLLNALTTLGDGENWAVEPQKLDDTGRLWSPGVRYGVKRGSYFHLTEFFGPVLGVMTADTLEEAIAIQNQIEYGLTAGLHSLNSEELGIWLDTIQAGNLYVNRGITGAIVQRQPFGGWKKSAVGAGTKAGGPNYLAGLGDWAPGTASANAAVTHPGVRRIVNAAGPALQPAELESVQRALASDAEAWADEFGTAKDVSGLSAERNIFRYRSLPVTIRLSEGAPLAHLVRTVAAGVLAGSAVTVSTAVELPAQLRSVLTALDIDVVVESDAGWLASAAGLASAGKLSGARIRLIGGDASALADATGGRPDVAIYAHAVTEAGRVELLPFLHEQAVSITAHRFGTPNHLSDALI, from the coding sequence ATGACCCACGTTGCAATGGAACCAGCAACTTCAGCCGGTACCGCACCGCAGACCGTCGACGTCGACGTCCCCCAGGCAAAGGCCCTCGCCAATGAGTCAGTCGCCTTGGTCCGCCGCTGGCTCACCGAGGCCTCCAAGGTCCCCGTGGACGCCTCCGCCGAGCAGCTGGCCGGCGTGCTGAAGGACCCCAACGGCCTGGACTTCACTGTGGGCTTCGTGGATGGCGTGGTCCGTCCCGAGGACCTGAACGTGGCGGCCCGCAACCTGGCCAAGCTCGCCCCCAAGGTCCCGGCCTTCCTGCCCTGGTACATGCGCAGTGCCGTGGCCATCGGCGGCACCATGGCCCCCGTCATGCCGCAGGTGGTCATCCCCATCGCCCGCAGGGTGCTCCGTGAAATGGTGGGCCACCTGATCGTTGACGCCACCGACGCCAAGCTGGGCCCGGCCATCGCCAAGATCCGCAAGGACGGCATCAAGCTCAACGTCAACCTCCTCGGCGAGGCAGTCCTGGGGGAGCACGAGGCGTCCCGCCGGCTCGAGGGCACGCACACGCTGCTGGCCCGTCCCGACGTCGACTACGTTTCCATCAAGGTCTCCTCCACCGTGGCCCCGCACTCCGCCTGGGCGTTCGATGAAGCCGTGGAACACGTCGTCGAAAAGCTCACCCCGCTCTTCCAGCGCGCAAACTCCTTCGCCGGCCCGGGAAAGAAGGCCAAGTTCATAAACCTGGACATGGAGGAGTACAAGGACCTGGACATGACCATCGCGGTCTTCACCAGGATCCTGGACAAGCCCGAGTTCAAGGACCTCGAAGCCGGCATCGTGCTCCAGGCCTACCTCCCGGACGCACTCTCCGCCATGATCCGCCTGCAGGACTGGGCCGCCGAGCGCCGCGCCAAGGGCGGCGCGGGCATCAAGGTCCGCGTGGTCAAGGGTGCCAACCTGCCCATGGAGCAGGTGGAGGCCTCCCTGCATGACTGGCCGCTGGCCACCTGGGGCACCAAGCAGGACTCGGACACGAGCTACAAGCGGGTCATCAACTACGCGCTGCACCCGGACCGGATCCAGAACATCCGGATCGGCGTGGCCGGCCACAACCTGTTCGACATCGCCTTCGCCTGGCTCCTGGCCAAGCAGCGCGGCGTGGAGTCCGGCATCGAGTTCGAGATGCTGCTGGGCATGGCGCAGGGCCAGGCAGAGGCGGTCAAGAAGGACGTGGGCTCCCTGCTGCTCTACACCCCCGTGGTGCACCCCTCCGAGTTCGACGTCGCCATCGCCTACCTGATCCGCCGCCTGGAAGAAGGCGCCAGCCAGGAAAACTTCATGTCCGCCGTCTTCGAACTCAGCGAGAACGAAGGCCTCTTCGAGCGCGAAAAGCAGCGCTTTCTGTCCTCGCTCGACGCCCTGGACAACAGCGTGCCGCTGCCCAACCGGCGCCAGGACCGCAACCTCCCGCCGGAGCCCATGCCGCACGCCGGTTTCCGGAACACCCCGGACACCGATCCCGCGCTGCCGGCCAACCGCACCTGGGGCCGCGCCATCCTGGAACGCGTCCCGGCCTCCACCCTGGGCAACGCGTCGGTCAAGGCCGCGTTCATCAACGACGAAGCAACCCTCAACACGGCCATCGCCAACGCCGTGGAAAAGGGCAAGGACTGGGGCGCCCTGTCCGGCAACGAGCGCGCGGACATCCTGCACCGCGCCGGGGAAATCCTGGAAGCCCGCCGGGCCGACCTCCTGGAGGTCATGGCCAGCGAGACCGGCAAGACGATCGACCAGGGCGACCCCGAAGTCAGCGAAGCCGTGGACTTCGCCCACTACTACGCCGAGTCCGCGCGGAAGCTGGACACGGTCGACGGCGCCACGTTCGTCCCAGCCAAGCTCACCGTTGTCACGCCGCCCTGGAACTTCCCGGTCGCCATCCCCGCAGGGTCCACCCTCGCGGCACTCGCCGCCGGCTCCGCCGTCGTCATCAAGCCTGCCAAGCAGGCCGCACGCAGCGGCGCCGTGATGATCGAAGCCCTGTGGGAAGCCGGCGTGCCCAAGGGCGTGCTGACCATGGTGCAGCTGGGGGAGCGGGAACTGGGCCGGCAGCTGATCAGCCACCCGTCCGTGGACCGCGTGATCCTCACCGGCGGCTACGAAACCGCCGAGCTGTTCCGTTCCTTCCGCAAGGACCTGCCGCTGCTTGCTGAAACGAGCGGCAAGAACGCCATCATCGTCACGCCCAGCGCAGACCTGGACCTGGCGGCCAAGGACGTGGCCTACTCCGCGTTCGGCCATGCCGGCCAGAAGTGCTCCGCGGCCTCGCTGGTGATCCTTGTGGGCTCGGTTGCCAAGTCCAAGCGCTTCCACAACCAGCTGATTGACGCCGTGACGTCCCTGAAGGTGGGCTACCCGCAGGACCCCACCAGCCAGATGGGCCCCATCATCGAGCCCGCCAACGGCAAACTCCTCAACGCCCTGACAACCCTGGGCGACGGCGAGAACTGGGCCGTGGAACCGCAGAAGCTGGATGACACCGGGCGGCTGTGGAGCCCCGGCGTGCGGTACGGCGTCAAGCGCGGCTCCTACTTCCACCTGACCGAGTTCTTCGGCCCGGTCCTGGGTGTGATGACCGCTGACACGCTGGAAGAGGCCATCGCCATCCAGAACCAGATCGAGTACGGCCTCACCGCAGGCCTGCACTCGCTGAACTCCGAGGAGCTGGGCATCTGGCTGGACACCATCCAGGCCGGCAACCTCTATGTGAACCGCGGCATCACCGGCGCCATCGTGCAGCGCCAGCCGTTCGGCGGCTGGAAGAAGTCCGCCGTCGGCGCCGGAACCAAGGCCGGCGGCCCCAACTACCTGGCCGGGCTCGGCGATTGGGCGCCGGGCACGGCCTCGGCGAATGCCGCTGTCACCCACCCCGGCGTGCGGCGCATCGTCAACGCCGCCGGCCCCGCCCTGCAGCCCGCCGAGCTCGAATCCGTCCAGCGCGCACTGGCCTCCGACGCCGAAGCGTGGGCCGATGAGTTCGGCACCGCCAAGGACGTCTCCGGACTCAGCGCCGAGCGCAACATCTTCCGCTACCGGAGCCTGCCGGTCACCATCCGGCTCTCCGAAGGCGCGCCGCTGGCGCACCTCGTCCGGACTGTGGCGGCCGGCGTGCTGGCGGGTTCGGCAGTCACCGTGTCCACCGCCGTCGAACTTCCCGCCCAGCTGCGCTCCGTGCTCACCGCCCTTGATATCGACGTAGTGGTGGAGTCCGACGCCGGCTGGCTGGCTTCGGCGGCGGGCCTCGCCTCCGCGGGCAAACTGTCCGGTGCGCGCATCCGCCTGATCGGCGGCGACGCTTCCGCGCTCGCCGATGCGACCGGCGGCCGGCCGGACGTGGCCATCTATGCCCACGCCGTCACAGAGGCCGGGCGCGTGGAACTGCTTCCGTTCCTGCACGAGCAGGCCGTCAGCATCACGGCACACCGGTTCGGCACCCCGAACCACCTGTCGGACGCGCTGATCTGA
- a CDS encoding amino acid permease, with product MSSKDMSQSIMRRKPIDDIEEENKHSGLFKSLGLWQLTAIGVGGIIGVGIFSLAGLVAAGSEGTPGVGPAVLISFLIAGLASAAAALSYAEFAGMIPRAGSAYTYGYVALGEVIGWFIGWDLLLEYIAIVAVVAIGISGYLDAFLAGIGIHLPTWMTSTADEGKGGIVNIPAILVCLLVTWILSRGTKAFGRFELVAVAIKVILILFIIGLGIFYIDTNNYNPFMPSGFGPVVAGSATVFFAVFGYDAMSTAAEEAKDGKKHMPKAIVLSLIIAMLLYVAATLVLTGMQNYKDIDPKAGFASAFTSVGLPVIATIISVFAVLSILTVMLTFLLGVTRVWFSMSRDGLLPGWFSKTDRHGTPQRVTWIGGIASAFLAGVFPIKAVADLTNIGILAAFVVVCLSVIIFRYKRPDAPRTFRLPLMPLVPAFGVLASAFLMLQLHWETWLRFVVWLIIGLAIYFGYGRKHSLMNPNSPRHEELVELHRPLA from the coding sequence ATGAGCAGTAAAGATATGAGCCAATCGATCATGCGGCGCAAGCCAATTGATGACATCGAAGAAGAAAACAAGCACAGCGGACTGTTCAAGTCCCTTGGCCTGTGGCAGCTCACCGCCATCGGCGTTGGCGGAATCATCGGCGTCGGCATCTTTTCCCTCGCGGGACTGGTGGCCGCCGGCAGCGAAGGAACACCCGGGGTGGGGCCCGCGGTACTGATTTCCTTCCTGATCGCAGGCCTGGCCTCAGCGGCCGCAGCCCTGTCCTACGCGGAGTTCGCGGGCATGATCCCGCGCGCCGGCTCCGCCTACACCTATGGCTACGTAGCGCTCGGCGAGGTGATCGGCTGGTTCATCGGCTGGGACCTGCTGCTGGAATACATTGCCATTGTGGCGGTGGTGGCCATCGGCATCTCCGGCTACCTTGACGCCTTCCTCGCCGGCATCGGCATCCATTTGCCCACCTGGATGACCTCCACCGCAGACGAGGGCAAGGGCGGCATCGTCAACATTCCCGCCATCCTGGTCTGCCTGCTGGTGACCTGGATCCTCTCCCGCGGCACCAAGGCGTTCGGCCGGTTCGAACTCGTGGCCGTGGCCATCAAGGTCATCCTGATCCTCTTCATCATCGGGCTGGGCATCTTCTACATCGACACCAACAACTACAACCCGTTCATGCCCAGCGGCTTCGGTCCCGTGGTGGCAGGCTCCGCCACAGTCTTCTTCGCCGTGTTCGGATACGACGCCATGAGCACCGCGGCAGAGGAAGCCAAGGACGGCAAGAAGCACATGCCCAAGGCCATCGTGCTTTCGCTCATCATCGCCATGCTGCTTTACGTTGCCGCCACCCTGGTCCTCACCGGCATGCAGAACTACAAGGACATCGACCCCAAGGCGGGCTTCGCCTCGGCCTTCACCTCCGTGGGGCTCCCGGTCATCGCCACCATCATCTCTGTGTTCGCCGTGCTGTCCATCCTCACCGTGATGCTGACGTTCCTCCTGGGCGTTACCCGCGTCTGGTTCTCCATGAGCCGCGACGGCCTGCTCCCCGGCTGGTTCTCCAAGACCGACCGCCACGGCACCCCGCAGCGCGTCACCTGGATCGGCGGCATCGCGTCCGCTTTCCTTGCCGGCGTGTTCCCCATCAAGGCGGTCGCTGACCTGACCAACATCGGCATCCTGGCCGCGTTCGTCGTCGTCTGCCTGTCCGTGATCATCTTCCGCTACAAGCGCCCCGACGCCCCACGCACGTTCCGCCTGCCGCTGATGCCCCTGGTTCCGGCCTTCGGCGTCCTTGCCTCGGCCTTCCTGATGCTGCAGCTGCACTGGGAGACCTGGCTGCGGTTCGTGGTGTGGCTGATCATCGGCCTGGCCATCTACTTCGGCTACGGCCGCAAGCACTCGCTGATGAACCCCAACAGCCCGCGCCATGAGGAGCTCGTGGAGCTGCACCGCCCCCTCGCCTAA
- a CDS encoding LysR substrate-binding domain-containing protein, with translation MLDVRRLRLLRELSIRGTLAEVAEALQYSPSSVSQQLALLEKEVGVELLRKTGRRVQLTPQAEVLVAHTAQLLETMEQAEADLAASLTTVTGTVRIAVFQSAALALMPDTLTRMATAYPEVRIEMIQREPETALHETWARDFDLVIAEQYPGHAAPRYPELDRVKLTTDAIRLAVPPASDGGPAIRGIEDTAHLAWVMEPRGAASRHWAEQACRSAGFEPDVRFETADLQAQARLIESGNAVALMPDLVWTGRGTTAQLLELPGKPHRTIFTSVRRSSAQRPAILAARETLAAAAAAVARDDAG, from the coding sequence ATGCTTGACGTCCGCAGGCTTCGGCTGCTCCGCGAGTTAAGCATCCGGGGGACGCTGGCAGAGGTGGCTGAGGCACTGCAGTACAGCCCGTCGTCGGTATCCCAGCAGCTGGCCCTGCTGGAGAAGGAAGTGGGCGTGGAACTGCTCCGGAAGACCGGGCGGCGGGTGCAGCTCACACCCCAGGCGGAGGTGCTCGTGGCGCACACGGCGCAGCTGCTGGAAACCATGGAGCAGGCCGAAGCGGACCTGGCCGCGTCCCTGACCACAGTCACGGGGACGGTGCGGATCGCCGTGTTCCAGTCCGCGGCGCTGGCCCTGATGCCGGACACCCTCACCCGCATGGCCACCGCCTACCCCGAGGTCCGGATCGAGATGATCCAGCGCGAGCCCGAGACCGCGCTGCATGAGACATGGGCGCGGGACTTCGACCTGGTGATCGCCGAGCAATACCCCGGGCACGCCGCCCCGCGCTATCCGGAGCTGGACCGGGTAAAGCTGACCACCGACGCCATCCGGCTGGCGGTCCCCCCGGCGTCCGACGGCGGCCCGGCCATTCGCGGAATCGAGGACACGGCGCACCTCGCCTGGGTCATGGAACCGAGGGGTGCCGCATCGCGCCATTGGGCGGAACAGGCCTGCCGCAGCGCCGGCTTCGAGCCCGATGTCCGCTTTGAGACCGCAGACCTGCAGGCCCAGGCACGCCTGATCGAGTCCGGCAATGCCGTGGCCCTGATGCCGGACCTGGTGTGGACCGGCCGCGGCACCACGGCCCAGCTGCTGGAGCTTCCCGGCAAGCCGCACCGCACCATCTTCACCTCGGTCCGCCGCTCCAGCGCCCAGCGCCCGGCCATCCTGGCCGCCCGGGAGACCCTGGCTGCGGCCGCCGCCGCAGTGGCGAGGGACGACGCCGGGTGA
- the panD gene encoding aspartate 1-decarboxylase, which produces MNRTMFKSKIHRATVTHADLHYVGSVTVDLDLLEAADILPGELVSIVDVTNGARLETYTIAGERGSGVIGINGAAAHLMHENDIVILITYAQMTTEEAKAYEPRVVHVDENNRMIQLGNDPAEGLTPGMMRPPFALNNATL; this is translated from the coding sequence ATGAATCGAACAATGTTCAAGTCCAAAATCCACCGGGCCACCGTCACGCACGCCGACCTGCACTACGTTGGGTCGGTCACCGTGGACCTTGACCTGCTCGAGGCCGCCGACATCCTCCCCGGCGAGCTGGTGTCCATTGTGGACGTCACCAACGGCGCGCGGCTTGAGACCTACACCATCGCCGGTGAGCGCGGCTCCGGCGTGATCGGCATCAATGGTGCAGCGGCGCACCTCATGCACGAGAACGACATTGTCATCCTCATCACCTACGCCCAGATGACCACCGAAGAGGCCAAGGCCTACGAGCCCCGCGTGGTCCATGTGGATGAAAACAACCGGATGATCCAGCTGGGCAACGATCCCGCAGAGGGCCTCACCCCCGGGATGATGCGCCCCCCTTTCGCGCTTAACAACGCCACCCTGTAA
- a CDS encoding AEC family transporter gives MLGVLAGFFVVWCIILVGWFVGRRRILGDNARPVLSGLTFFVASPALLFETLSKARLQEVFAEPLLVTAAAAITTAGIFFALARFWLKRALPESLMSAMSASLANSANLGIPIAVYVLGDASYVAPLLIFQLAFFTPMFLMILDSSTSTHRTTALGFLLMILRNPMIVGSGLGLLVAGTGFQVPALVMEPIHLIGGAAIPAMLIAFGMSLNGTRPLQASAGRRVDTLLASGFKLVVQPALAYVFARFALGMDGHALFAVVVTSALPTAQNVFVAASRYQTGLTVAKDTVLITTVVAVPAMIGVALLLA, from the coding sequence TTGCTAGGGGTGCTGGCCGGGTTCTTCGTGGTCTGGTGCATCATCCTGGTGGGATGGTTCGTGGGCCGGCGGAGGATCCTGGGCGACAACGCCCGGCCCGTACTCAGCGGCCTCACCTTCTTCGTCGCCAGCCCGGCGCTGCTCTTCGAAACCCTCAGCAAGGCCCGGCTGCAGGAAGTATTCGCCGAACCGCTGCTGGTTACCGCGGCGGCGGCCATCACCACCGCCGGCATCTTCTTCGCCCTCGCCAGGTTCTGGCTGAAGCGGGCGCTCCCCGAATCGCTGATGTCCGCCATGTCAGCATCGCTGGCCAACTCGGCCAACCTGGGTATTCCCATCGCGGTATATGTCCTGGGCGATGCCAGCTACGTGGCCCCGCTGCTGATCTTCCAGCTGGCGTTCTTCACCCCGATGTTCCTGATGATCCTCGACTCGAGCACCAGCACGCACCGCACCACTGCCCTGGGCTTCCTCCTGATGATCCTGCGGAACCCCATGATTGTGGGCTCCGGCCTGGGGCTGCTGGTGGCCGGTACCGGATTCCAGGTTCCGGCGCTGGTGATGGAACCCATCCACCTCATTGGCGGCGCGGCGATTCCCGCCATGCTGATCGCTTTCGGGATGAGCCTGAACGGCACCCGCCCGCTGCAGGCCTCGGCCGGGCGGCGCGTGGACACCCTGCTGGCGAGCGGCTTCAAGCTGGTGGTCCAGCCGGCCCTTGCCTATGTTTTCGCGCGCTTCGCGCTGGGGATGGACGGCCATGCCTTGTTCGCGGTGGTGGTCACGTCGGCCCTGCCCACCGCGCAGAACGTGTTCGTGGCCGCCAGCCGGTACCAGACGGGGCTCACCGTGGCGAAGGACACCGTGCTGATCACCACCGTGGTGGCAGTGCCGGCGATGATCGGCGTCGCGCTTTTGTTGGCATAA
- a CDS encoding FAD-dependent oxidoreductase yields MNTVLDTVVIGGGAMGSAAAWALSRRGRQVTLVEQFGPGHRIGASHGATRNLNPGYHRPEYVDMLAEGLALWDELEQESGTQLLARTGIVNHGPGGDLQKVSAALTAAGIRAEFLDPAAAHERWRGIRFDQQVLHMPDGGQLNPEAALPAFQRLATARGAEIRHDTKVVDFVVLDDGVRLTLESAAGTEVVTAAQAVVTAGGWTGKLLDILSGNASDADAGRIRLPRLRVTQEQPAHFRVADAGAVWPGFNHYPGPDYRGWYSPVYGMQTPGEGIKAGWHGVGPVVDPDHRDFRPEPTQLAALQDYARQWLPGVDPDDLEAISCTYTTTPDEDFILDRVGPVVIGAGFSGHGFKFTPVIGRILADLATGGRPAPSIFRASR; encoded by the coding sequence ATGAACACTGTTCTTGACACCGTGGTGATCGGCGGCGGCGCCATGGGCTCCGCCGCCGCGTGGGCGTTGTCCCGGCGCGGCCGGCAGGTAACGCTGGTGGAGCAGTTCGGTCCCGGGCACAGGATCGGCGCATCCCACGGGGCAACACGGAACCTGAACCCGGGCTACCACCGGCCCGAGTACGTGGACATGCTGGCCGAGGGGCTGGCCCTGTGGGACGAGCTGGAGCAGGAAAGCGGCACACAGCTGCTGGCGCGCACCGGGATCGTCAACCACGGCCCCGGCGGGGACCTCCAAAAGGTTTCGGCTGCCCTCACCGCTGCCGGGATCCGTGCCGAGTTCCTGGACCCTGCCGCGGCGCATGAACGGTGGCGCGGCATCCGCTTCGACCAGCAGGTCCTGCACATGCCCGACGGCGGCCAGCTCAACCCGGAAGCCGCGTTGCCCGCCTTCCAGCGGCTGGCCACCGCCCGGGGCGCCGAGATCAGGCACGACACCAAGGTGGTGGACTTTGTGGTGCTCGACGACGGCGTGCGGCTGACGCTCGAATCGGCTGCGGGCACCGAGGTGGTTACGGCAGCGCAGGCAGTGGTGACGGCAGGCGGCTGGACCGGGAAGCTGCTGGATATTCTCTCCGGCAACGCGTCAGACGCGGACGCTGGCAGGATCCGCCTACCCCGGCTCCGCGTGACGCAGGAGCAGCCTGCGCATTTCCGGGTGGCGGACGCCGGCGCCGTGTGGCCCGGCTTCAACCACTATCCGGGTCCGGACTACCGGGGCTGGTACTCCCCTGTCTATGGCATGCAGACTCCGGGCGAGGGCATCAAGGCCGGCTGGCATGGGGTGGGACCCGTGGTGGACCCGGACCACCGCGACTTCCGGCCCGAACCAACGCAGCTGGCAGCGCTGCAGGACTACGCGCGGCAGTGGCTGCCCGGCGTCGACCCCGATGACCTCGAGGCCATCAGCTGCACGTACACCACCACCCCGGACGAGGACTTCATCCTGGACCGGGTGGGGCCTGTGGTGATCGGCGCCGGCTTCTCCGGGCACGGCTTCAAGTTCACCCCCGTCATCGGACGGATCCTGGCCGACCTTGCCACCGGGGGCCGGCCCGCGCCGTCGATCTTCCGAGCCTCCCGGTAG